ATTTCGTCCGTTTCGGCTACGGGATCATCGTGCGCCTCGTGGAGGAGGAGCAGGTTCCCTTCATGGACGCGGAGCGCCAGGTGCTCGGGTTCGACCATGCTCTCGTGGGCGGGCTCATTCTCGAACAGTGGAACCTTCCGGAGTCGTACATGGCTTCGGCCAGATACCATCACGAGCCGGAAGCGTACGAGGGACAAGAGGGTGTCATCCGTTCCATCGTGGATGTGATCCACGTGGCGAATGCGCTCTGTCTCATGCTCGGCATCGGCGTGGGTGCGGACGGTCTTCAGTATTATCTGTCGGAGAACGCGCTGGAACGTCTCGGTATCTTCGATGTGGAGGGACTCATGTCCGAGATCGTCGATCTGATTTCCCAGGTGGACGAGGAATTTCAGGTAGGAGAGTAGTGACGTCATTCATGGGAATGCTCATTACCATCGACGGACCAGCTGGATCCGGCAAGAGCACCGTATCGAGAAAACTTTCCGAGAAGCTCGGAATTCCCTTTCTCGACACGGGGGCGCTTTATCGTGCCCTCGCGTTTTTTCTGCATCGCAAGAACGTTCCTTCCATGGAGGGGCCTGTCCTCGACGCCGAGCTGGCGGCGGTGACGGTGAAACTGAAGACGAGCGCGGTTTTGGTTAACGGAGAGGATGTGACGCAGTTCATCCGTTCGCCCAGGGTCGATGCGGTCGTCTCGGCTTATGCGGCCCTGCCGTCCCTACGGCGGAAGCTCCTGGACCTGCAGCGCGACCAAGCGGGCGAGCTGGGTCTCATCGCCGACGGAAGAGACATGGGAACGGTGGTCTTTCCCTGGGCGACGCTGAAGATCTTTCTCACCGCCTCCCAGGAGGAGCGGGCATTGCGCCGA
Above is a genomic segment from Aminiphilus circumscriptus DSM 16581 containing:
- the cmk gene encoding (d)CMP kinase, with product MTSFMGMLITIDGPAGSGKSTVSRKLSEKLGIPFLDTGALYRALAFFLHRKNVPSMEGPVLDAELAAVTVKLKTSAVLVNGEDVTQFIRSPRVDAVVSAYAALPSLRRKLLDLQRDQAGELGLIADGRDMGTVVFPWATLKIFLTASQEERALRRWKELRERGESCTLEEVLEEVRRRDRIDSEREVAPLRAAPDAVILDTDGLSIEEVVQRLLDMIAARRNT